A window of Trichoderma atroviride chromosome 3, complete sequence contains these coding sequences:
- a CDS encoding uncharacterized protein (EggNog:ENOG41), with the protein MERKRKLPARTSARVENANKRRNLTPRQERSVTPAPPPPEPEPEPVVVKEPTPPPPLPTSIQPGKPLPTVESAQPGDLSAKEYQSVLESGVLAESLSRSRYRWINDGLFEKFWTKPHKRKGVVNEDPKNPPKDSMTKVGSVTITIEPHIVEATMFVVKEAKRAPPPRPPQQISKPPPVTQTQAQSQPQPLARPVLQYGPPNGSMPPPPGPGSSTPSQTPVAATTPKPAATPSAAPSPSQRPLPSSPSVSAPQPTPSPLTTINVATSPSPGPTFSAQQPAAPPPAPPQPPPAAAPLPLARPPQAPQPPANPVPAQQQQARTPLARPPPPPPLIIPANNPRPPNAKPVPNDPVIALLAQKASGDPELRDLMKRVAVGQARQGELDRFQKIIDQLNAEYRRSGGQQGPSADRLLVDGRTVKYFADEVRTILDIVLASNPRQRSSELRPPPRSDPLVVMLVKTALEEPKTNDMIRRIAGGTPGFTDATDLKEILDRLHREAKPAPQTLSTPVSAKQQPGDALNGQARTSNPPTPQQANPQALRSKGPPPAPKPDISAVVFDFGNGDRYLFPKFSILEYLPTPSGQEVVASFLIVRKGSMSEYGGDPELDYYQPVTIRISTSTGRYLENLMRVVAPQDEVRRYMDDVMDNMTRAEYVLLAMQLPRVSKDEKANGAAEEPKTHGATLKVETDSDQPVEAKPSVLWAKTANPAKQLEFFKPHDPEEENEAKYKRLIQSVTAKDA; encoded by the exons ATGGAGAGGAAGCGGAAGCTCCCCGCGAGGACTTCGGCCCGCGTTGAAAACGCCAACAAACGTCGGAATTTGACGCCTCGTCAGGAACGATCCGTcactccagctcctcctcctccagagccagagccagagcctgTCGTGGTCAAGGAaccaacgccgccgccgccgctgccgacCTCGATCCAGCCAGGAAAGCCGCTGCCAACCGTAGAGAGTGCGCAGCCCGGCGACCTGTCTGCCAAAGAGTATCAATCCGTTCTAGAAAG CGGCGTCCTCGCAGAATCTCTCTCTCGGTCTCGATATCGCTGGATCAACGATGGGCTCTTTGAAAAGTTTTGGACCAAGCCTCACAAGCGCAAGGGTGTCGTCAACGAGGACCCGAAAAATCCTCCCAAGGACAGCATGACCAAGGTCGGCTCAGTTACCATTACTATTGAGCCTCATATAGTTGAAGCCACCATGTTCGTCGTCAAGGAAGCCAAGCGTGCTCCCCCGCCTCGACCACCGCAGCAGATTTCGAAACCGCCGCCAGTGACTCAAACGCAGGCTCAATCGCAACCACAGCCGTTGGCCCGACCAGTTCTCCAGTATGGCCCTCCAAATGGCTCTATGCCGCCTCCGCCTGGGCCTGGATCGTCAACACCAAGCCAAACCCCAGTTGCAGCTACTACACCAAAGCCTGCTGCCACCCCGAGTGCTGCTCCAAGTCCTTCTCAACGGCCACTGCCATCTTCGCCGAGCGTTTCAGCGCCTCAGCCTACACCATCACCGCTCACGACTATCAATGTAGCCACGTCGCCATCACCAGGCCCGACGTTTTCTGCGCAACAGCCCGCTGCGCCCCCTCCTGCACCTCCACAGCCTCCTCCGGCAGCTGCACCGCTGCCCCTGGCTCGACCGCCTCAGGCGCCTCAACCGCCCGCGAATCCCGTAccggcacagcagcagcaagcccgCACACCATTGGCAaggccgcctccgcctccgccgctaATTATACCGGCCAACAATCCCCGACCACCCAACGCAAAGCCTGTTCCCAACGACCCAGTCATTGCCCTGCTTGCGCAAAAGGCTTCGGGGGATCCTGAGCTGCGTGACCTGATGAAAAGAGTGGCTGTGGGCCAGGCCCGGCAAGGAGAACTCGATCGCTTCCAGAAGATCATTGATCAATTGAATGCCGAGTATCGTCGGAGTGGTGGACAGCAGGGTCCTTCGGCCGACAGGCTGCTTGTGGATGGAAGAACTGTCAAGTACTTTGCAGATGAAGTGCGGACCATTCTTGACATTGTTCTAGCGTCCAACCCTCGTCAGAGGTCAAGCGAGTTGAGACCGCCGCCAAGGAGTGACCCCCTCGTGGTAATGCTCGTAAAGACGGCATTGGAAGAGCCCAAAACTAACGACATGATTCGACGTATCGCGGGAGGTACCCCTGGTTTTACGGATGCGACAGACCTCAAGGAAATTCTTGACCGACTCCACAGAGAAGCAAAGCCTGCGCCGCAGACGCTGTCTACCCCTGTCTCGgcaaagcagcagcccgGCGATGCGCTCAATGGCCAAGCGAGGACCTCGAATCCCCCAACACCTCAGCAGGCAAATCCCCAAGCGCTACGTTCAAAAGGGCCTCCACCTGCACCGAAACCCGATATTTCTGCCGTGGTGTTTGATTTTGGAAACGGAGATCGCTACCTGTTTCCTAAATTCAGCATCCTGGAGTATCTTCCCACTCCATCCGGCCAGGAGGTGGTTGCGTCCTTCCTCATCGTGCGCAAGGGCAGCATGTCCGAGTATGGAGGAGACCCCGAGCTTGACTACTACCAGCCCGTCACAATCCGCATTTCCACAAGTACTGGCCGCTATCTAGAGAACTTGATGCGTGTAGTGGCGCCTCAAGATGAGGTACGGCGTTATATGGATGATGTGATGGACAACATGACGCGTGCCGAATATGTGCTCCTGGCAATGCAATTACCAAGGGTGtcaaaagatgaaaaggcaAACGGCGCGGCCGAAGAGCCCAAGACCCACGGAGCAACGCTCAAGGTTGAGACGGACTCTGATCAGCCTGTGGAGGCGAAACCCTCTGTCCTGTGGGCAAAGACAGCTAACCCTGCCAAACAGCTGGAGTTTTTCAAACCGCACGATCCAGAGGAGGAGAACGAAGCCAAATACAAGCGGCTTATTCAATCAGTGACGGCTAAAGACGCTTAG